ATAAAGGAAAAACAAGCTAACATCGCAAATACAACACAAAGGCATGCTTAGTAAATCAACCTAACACTCAGAAGTTTTGATTTATTACTATACTGCTATATATTAGATTATTTACGTAATTATTTGTGTGTAATTGCAGAAATAATTATAGTATTTCAGTCACAGCACAACAGTAAAGCTGATAATAACGtacaatgagtgtatatacaaggaggtgtactttaGGAAGTGACCAGTGAAggaattcattgttttgaatTGTGCTATATATACATTCTTtatctgtgtgcatgtgctgaCATTGTATTCTAGTCTGCCTATTTTTGTGGTTCCCCCTATATGGttgtgtttgtcacacctgttactTGTCCTGTATGTGCTGGATCTATTCTTGGCTTCAGTCCAGCTATATAATTGTGTTAGCCCAATATCTTACGAGCTAGCTGTGGAGAGGTCTGGAAATAGTGGGCTATATGAcgatgttttattattatcatcatgaTAAACATATGCAATGATAAAAATATGCAATCAATTTTACAACACCTGAACCATCAAGACCTGAAGCAACACATTAAGCATTTTGTAAGAGGAAAATAAAAGGACTTACTTTGAGAGACAGCGATCCGGCCATGTAGAAGTGGTCCAGGTCAATGATGGAGGCGAGGAAGCCTGCTAATACGACTTCATAGAAGTCACTTTTCTTCCTCAGCCCAATGACAATGGCCCAGGACCACAGTCCAATCACACCATGCACAGAGTTATCCAGCACAGCCCTGAGCCACACATGGTGCTGGATGAATGGGGAGGTCAGTATATggtcagccagaaagcagaagaCTCCAAGGCCTGCGCTGGCCAGGAGGGAGGCTGTGCTGAATGTCTGGAGCAGAGCCTGAGCTTTTTCAGTCTCCACGGCCAGGTTCAGCGGCACCGCCATGCCCAGCGACGACGCATCCAGCTTGGAGTGGAAGCCTCGCATCGCTGGCCTCTACCACAAAGAGGGGTCAGCAACTGCTTCTGATGGAGACAAACACAAAGGCAAGAGAAGATTaaaaacagagaacagacaAATATGTTataacatgtaaaaatgacagTGGCAAATCAGCTTACTCTAGATTACTACATTTGATTATAATCAATTATGTTAATACTCAATAGCAGGGGTGCAATGATTCATATTTCGATTAGATATGTTTTCGATACTGCAAAAATGAGGAGTGACTGAAAATGTGACtcatgttaatatgttaatacctccatttccatttttggaTCACACAGGCACTATACAGGATTCAATCATGTGCGTTGTTTTTCCCCTCTGCTATCCAGTTCAGCATTTTCTAATATCATTATCAACAGCACAATTCACTGAATCAGGGACAGGCCAGACAAGCTAATGAAC
The DNA window shown above is from Pygocentrus nattereri isolate fPygNat1 chromosome 18, fPygNat1.pri, whole genome shotgun sequence and carries:
- the tmem267 gene encoding transmembrane protein 267; the protein is MRGFHSKLDASSLGMAVPLNLAVETEKAQALLQTFSTASLLASAGLGVFCFLADHILTSPFIQHHVWLRAVLDNSVHGVIGLWSWAIVIGLRKKSDFYEVVLAGFLASIIDLDHFYMAGSLSLKAALNLPQRPPLHCSTVIPALCFSLRLLMWACRLKDSWCSLPWMLFISLASHHIRDGVRHGLWLCPFGNTAPISYWLYITITATLPHLCSVLMYLTGTRDMISTKHGVAIDV